The Rosa rugosa chromosome 3, drRosRugo1.1, whole genome shotgun sequence sequence tggatcttcgtataattgagaaatagtgattcggaaggcgattcgtgagaatccgaccgtcggattttcatataattttgtggagatgttagtaagggcgattcaggaagatctgaccgttggatcttcgtgataattttggaggatgatcctaaaggcgatccgtgaggatccgaccgttggatcatcattaaattcagatccgaccgttggatcatcgtttaatttgaatctgagcgttggatcgtcgtttaattacatttatgagttgttggctaagttaagatcattattggattaggttatcgacggattgatttggcggacaattcgggaaaattgttgttttagctgttaagaagacgcagctggattagaggtgagtaaacctcacgtggttcatattacgaactgaataaatttaattactttatttttgtcataattgtgtgaaaatatttatggaataaatatttgttttaaatcatatgaacttgatcaactacggtccataggtaagtaaaatgattttattatacaaatgaatttcacggtttttatgcttgaactatagttggtattagtggtcatccctgagcggatgattacgtatatatatatttacgtggaatatatatattggttgacgtgtgattggtgtgatgaaatgattgagaatggatttggatattattcaagataTTAATCtcacatttaattgttgaataatgaaatgttgataatGTGATGTGAAAgttattttatatgcccaatggtgaatatgtggaaattattttaagaaataaagatttgtcttgaaataatatgtctctttatgtgggtgtacatatacatatatacgatctataaatcataaagattgtattttggtgattttgattatgtctgagaagtacaattgtgaagtcgggtgttatctactaccccgtgcttaagtgaattactggtaaatgtgttttggtgttatgtggaagttagccttgggccctagtccctacagatagtgcactattatactcttaggaaggttgcttactttgagtatacatacttgggtatagtacgttggaccctagtatgctgcggctttcccgtactttgggtatagtacgttggaccctagtacgtggatttatgatttgttaccagtcaacctggcttactcgtgctttgggtatagtacgttggaccctagcacttgtatttatgatttgttaccagttaatccgaaaattcactaaaaagaaaagtgtacttatattattttgatcaaatatctatttgtgatatattgttaatatgtgaaggtgttagtggaaagagaatcaagcatgctttgctttaatgttatttcacatattaatgttgcaatatttgttggtggtgatcagtcaaatgctgagttttaaaagaagtatcgagaataaatatgcttatatatgtttctgtgatttttggaattacattgtgagtgcgtcgattgtttacttgagttataataaatataattgaataaatcaacagttctttcttgtttactcatacgggctgtcaaaagctcaccgggttttgtgttgttgcaactcccggtacactattcaaattgtgtagcgggtagtcttacaggtcaggagaatcagggcagtgatcgtgcggtttagagtattagtattagatttatagcatttgttttgtgaggagaattgtgctctcttgagctttataatttgttttggtgagagtgtactgtaataagtagcttgaggatttggtttatgtaattatcgagaggtgtaatgtgctgttgattttgagaaaaaaattctgagattataaacagggtatttgaggttcatgcttcgaatatgaattacttaaattcagaattcggggtgtgacagctGTGCCAGGACGTGTTGAACTCGACGAGGGATTGGGTCCCGCCGGGGGAGACTTCCAGTTCTCGGATCAGGTCCAGAGCGAACTCGGTTTTGTTTTCGGAGTCGGGTATGGGCCAGCCGAAGTCGGTGAAGTACGAGGGAAGCTGAACTGGCGAGCCGCTGAAAATGGTTTGGCCACGGCTGAGGAATAGGAGCCGGTCCAGCAGGCCCAAGATTCCatccacagagagagagagagagagagagagagagagagagagagagagagagagagagagagagagagagagagagagagagagagagagagagagagagagagagagagagagagagagagagagagagatttgagcGCAGAGGATTTTAGTGAGAAATGGGAATGTCATGGTTTCgatggaggagaaaaagaggatggagaagaacaacAATGGTGAAGCTgcagagagaaaggagagtCAAGAATTTCAGATAAGATGAacagtaaaatgacgaaaatatccttcaaaagttaactatgttaacgattttactgttgttaggtacggaaattggatcggggccaaaacttcaggtaccattatgaggttttttaaagtataggtatgaaaattaatagtctggaaaagttcagacactatttggacgattttccctttgatctatggatcatttcatatcaGTAGCTTGAAAACCCAACAAGCCAAAGGGCAAATCGAAACCTTCTCATTCAGTACTGCTCACCAACAACTTCCAAGAAAACGAAAGCAGCTCAGCTCGATCAGCTCAGCTCGATCAGTAAAACATCTTGAAAATTCATACACAGAGACATTAATTGGCGATGATAAAAATGTATCACGACAAGACTTGACGAACAAAACAGCAGCCTCGTTTGCCTCGTCAACCTGCAACTGCACCCAAGATTCTGCTTGAAAACTATGAAACCCTTCTCGCCGATCGGATCTTTCCCAGCGTCGTTTTTCCAGTTACCAATCTCATACGTCTCCCTGTGCCCTCCTCACTTGGCTTGTCTCACCACCAAACAAAatctaaaggaaaaaaaaaataacaagacTCTGAGCATCAGCATCACGAGGAAACCAAACGGATTGGGTTGGCTTTTGGGTTTATTTGGGGGTAGCTGCTGGTGACAGTTGGTTGATTCAGATTGAGGGGGGTCCCTAGCTGCCTGCCTAAACGATATTGAAGGGTTAGGATTGATTGGACGGCCTAGTTATACTGTTGGAATGCCGGTTGGGAATTGACACGACGGGTCATCTGTCTATCAATCCATCCTCAAGCTACTACTACCGCAGTTGTAGAAAAGAGAGGCACATCTCACAAGCAATCAGGTGTCTGGCGCTAGTTAGTTTACTTCTAAATTACTTAAGCTCTCATAATTAAAGCAAACTCATGGCCTGAGAAAAAACTCTCGTCTCATATGAGTGAAGACTGTGAAGCACTCCTTTCCCCTATAAAGGCTATATATGCACGCAGAATAAGAAAAATTGCTTGCTATAACATAAATTTTTTGGCAAAAGTGACATTTTTGAAATGAGatagaaaattgaaaataagaAAGGTTCATATCGGCTCTTGATATAGGAACCATAAAGGGTTTCAAAAAATTAGTCTTGAGAGGTTTACGTACGTGAAGCGTGTTACGGAGTGATGCAACTCAAACCAAACTCGTTTTCTAAACAAGCACCTCAATTTTAAACATGGTTTCTCTAGATCGATCAATGATTCAACTTCCAAGTATAGAAGTTAAGGAAGAATGAAAAAGGGACCAAAGAGTATTACTTGATCTTACAAATGAATCAATTGATAGCTAGTTAGACAGAATCAACTGATAATATTGTAGCCGAAGGGTACACCCAATCGGGTCGGAACCTTTCTAACTGTGATATGAATATGATCTGTCTCTGACATTACTATGTTACTCTGCATTGCTCTACCTTTTTCTGCTACCGTACAATGGTTTCTTCCAACTTTACATCTACTTGTCAAAAAACTAAAAGCAGGATCAACAGAAACGTCACGGGATCTTTCGCTATCGATCATTATTCTTAAATCTTTTCTTGCCAAAGAATCTTACGGTTCCTGCAAATCCAGAATTATAAGCACAAGAGAATATAGTTGCTCCAGTCTCAATTAATGGTTGGCTATATATCGAGTTATGCATGCATCAAGGCACTTCCATCATGTTATAGCCATGGTTATTTAGTTTTTCATGAAACAATTATCTTCAAGCCAATCTATTTATCTTACTTTTGGTTACAAGATATTTCATTTATGCGTCCGAAGTTAAATGAAGTACttaatctcatatttgtttgggaaattgagagtaagcTCGACACTCCCTTTTCACATCTTGCAGTGATTTGTTACTTGTATTATGTGCTCCACGCCATGGTGAGAGAAAGTTAAGCTCAACAGGTATAACATCTTTCCAGAACACCATCGCATACAGCTAGGTATCCTTCGAACAAGAGAATGGAGAATGAAACTGGAGGTTATCAATTGATGTAGTTACTACGTCCTGAACGGAGCAGAGTAAAAAATTCGTGAAGTACTACTTAATGTACACGTTTCGCAAGGGTACTGGTCCGGACCCCTCATGCATAATCTTTTGAGAtaaaaatattttcacacaaaacTTTAACCAATTATATTGAGATCTTGCTCTCCCAAAACAAGTCGTCAACACtgcaaaccaaaaaagaaaatagcTGCAGTAgtttgttctcttttttttttttttttgaaagggtagTTTGTTCTTGTATACAGAAACTCATAAAAGCAGTGATCTACAGTTTATATCTATAATGATAATCGTTTCCCGGGCGGGCCGATCTCAGTATATATAACGGTGAAGGATTAATTGGTTTATACTTAAGTTGTAGAACAGTGAAAGCGAGATTAGGGTTTAGGAATTAGCGAGATTATACTTAATTCCCTTACATAGCTCAAGTTAAAGAATAGTTGGTAGGAATTAGCATTGAAGATGATAGGTTCCAGCTTTTACTGGGTATATATTTTGCAATACTCGCTCAAATTTTCCAACATTTCAATTACTTGATGCCAGCCATATTAGATACAAGTTATCTAGGCCCAAATTTAAGAATTCTTAACGGGTATCCAAATTACATAAATAAAAGTACTGCTATCTTAATGGATGCACAGCCCAATCTACAAAGAAATCTTACTCACACACTTGTGATCTGTTATAGGCATTGTTGATCTGTTAATTTTGGGGTCTGAATCTGTCAAATCTGATCAAGATGCACAAGCTATATGAATGGGTTCCTCGATATTACATAATAGATGTGCAGTTCGGTTGTCGATTTGGTTCAACGACAAGAAAGAACCAAACTGGCTGAGCTTCTTCAAACACTCGAATATAAAAAACTAACTCATCAGATATACAAAGATGGAATGCTGGGacggaggaaaaaaaaaatttgattttattACCTGCCCAGACCTTTCATTCAATTTACTTATATGCAAACCATGGGAGGCGCTTAACTGCTTTGAATCAGAGCAGTATTCACCACCCCATAGgggaaaaaatggaaaagaattGGTAAAACTAGAGAGCAATGAACTGACTATTAGTCAAGTTGTTCAGAAGGAACTTGGCCAAAAATATCGGGACAACCATCCCAATTTCTTCGTTCTCTTGCCTCCCAATATCCACCAGTATACCGGTAAGTATCGCTTGCTTTATCCTTTGCAAACCACTGCGGTTTCCAACCACTTTCTTGCATCTTTCGAGCCTGAATCCCAAACAATATACAGTTAACCGCCATTATATGCCAGTCAAGAAATTTAGTACACTCCATCAAGAATACCATAGCTGAACCGACTACATAAACACCTAATTGGTCGCCTAGCACTAATGCAAGGTTATCCTAGTTTGTTGTTTTGTCAAATTTATAATCCTGTATTCCTTCTCATTCTCACTGATATACATGTTTCTGCTTAGATATCATTATTCCAAAAAATCTAACTGATTCACAGTAGTTTATTTTAATACTTTGTGTGTGCCTTATTATGACTACGAGTGTAAAAGATTGGGAAATGCACGGAGTTAAACCCAAGATCAGTTATTTTGATACATGTAAAACTTGGTTAGTTTAACACTACACCCTCTTCTGTATGTTACACAAACATACACTTAAAACAGTGGGAGTCGTACCTACAGCAGATGCTGATATAGAGAGTTCACGACATATGGATAAAATGGGAAACAGAAATACATAAATAGTTGatattatttattcaaaaatgCAATATTACCTGCCGTTGCCTCTGCTCTAGCCTCAACTTCTCAGAATTTGCCATTTCATATTCCCCATTTTCCAGATACCTTTGATCTGGTCTGAGCCTTGAATCTGTTGGGGGCAACTTCTCCTGCACATGATTAAACTCGAAGAATCATAATCTGATAGCAGTGCATTCAGAAAAAGCAAAAGAGATTAACTCCATTCCACTTTTATCGCAATCAAATGAGTTTATCATCAGTTCAGACGTTTTAAAGGTCTTAGTCCTTTTCATACTCAGTCAATCTGAGGAATAAACAATCACCTTCAATCCAGGCAAGAGTTCGTTCATGGTGATGGCAAAGCGTGTTAAGTTATATCTAGTAGGGAACTTAGGTGGCTTGCTCCTCTTCCAGAGCAGGCGGGCATCAGATAAAGACTCGAATTTTCCCTTCCCTGAACAGTCTCCATTAACATAATGCATGCTCTCATCCCATTTTCCAAACAACGTTGCCACTGTTTTCCCATGCTTATCTTGAACTATACCTTGTACCTGAAGGGGCAAAACATATGTAAAATGAAGATTGTATCAAAGAATATGTAGCTGGTACGAAACAGACACTATgtcatatttatttatttttacatgtCTTATTCCTTTATTTTCTAAAACATTTCAGAATACATTCCAAGTAATACCCTGTGTAGAAAAATGTGGCAACAAAGTCATGAGGATAAAAGAAAGGATTGTACCTGGTGAGGATTTCGGTCAATGATAGACTGCTCCTTAAATTTCAGCCTACATTGATATTCATGCTTTCCCTGTATTCGCATGGTACCGTAGTGATCACAGTAAAGCTTTCCTAATATGAGGTTGTAAATGGAAGTTGTAACCTGTCAGAAAAGAGCTTACGTTCAGATAAGAACCCAGCAAAAGTATAACATTAGCTGAGTTTGTCAGGTTCGCACTTTACTCCATTGAAGAATTTCACCATCATCAAATTCCAAGGTCAGAACACCAACAGGATCAAGCTGAATTGAGCGGCCCCAGAATTTGCTTTTCAAATTACTATCTCCATAGAATTTCCATCCTCTACCCTCACAATGGCAAGCAATAATCATGGGGTGATGACTAACCTGACACCCAAAATATAAGGATCTTCACTGTGATCCACagatgaaaaagaaataaaatgaaAGGGACGGTGACTAAGATGTAGTGAGCCAAATACTGAACTTCTACCACAAAACTATTAAAGGCTGGCTATTTTCCTTATTCCTCAAATAGACAAAGATATCTTCCCAGAGTAATTTCAAACCCATACACATCTTTGAGGCATTATCCCTTGTCACAATCAGGGCTCATCACTTTTGAGTTCTTTATTTTTAAGAGTTCAGGATGTATGGGAGTTATTTCTTATTCATTTCACACACCCCTCAAAGATCCAGCATACAATGTTCAACATTCAGTAAACAGGAATGTTACATTCaagatttacttttttttattgagaAAGATCATGTTTAGCGAGAATGCAAGCACATTAAATATGAAAAGCTCGATATATGCACCACTCAATTTGAACAAATAATTCTTGCCAACCCAGATAGGACAGCATAAAGCTGGTCCAACCTAATTTAAACAATTATTCATATGCATAACAGATCACCAGTACAAGAACAAGGGAAATGCTATTGATAGTGAAAATATAAATTGCAAGTTGAGGTCTGAAGACTTTTTCACACCTTCTCTGAGAAAAACCGAAGGCCTTTATCTGGATAGTCAGCCTCATATGTTTCCCCTAATAATGGATTGAACGGTTTGCACATCCTTCCTTCAGTTGAAGCATATCCAGATACAGCAAAAGCAGCCACATTAAGAATCCTCATAAGGCTATTACCCTGCAGGACTTCAAGGAAATTCAATATTAAGTTGAAAGAGCACTAAACTAATTTaacttattatattttttttttctgaaaataatttAACTTATTCAAATTCCCTTTATAGCATTGCAGTAAAGATGACGTCGTGGTCTTACCCTTTTGCCCCATTCATATGCTCGATCAAGGAGGTATGAATATTCCAAATCCTCAAAACATTTTTGTAGAGAAGATAGAGGCTCATTGAAGTATACAGGGAGACAGATTTTCGTGAGGTCCTTCCCAATGTTGTCCTTAATCATCGACCAAAGACTAACACACTTCTCTTTCTCCACAGGGTCAGGCAATTTCTTACGTCGCTTGACAAATGGAAAATCAGCTCTGAGTGCTGGATCTGTACCATCTTCAGATTCAATGGCATACAAGCCATCATCATCTGAAGAGACGGAAGATATCCGATAATCAGACCCATTACTTTTGAAAGAACTTGATGATAGAAAATCACGCGTATCAAAGAAAGCATTGTCCTCTTCATCCGTTTCTTCTTCTGCAGCATCAACTCTTTCATTATCATCATCAGATTCAGTTGCACTTCCTTCTGAAAAGTTCAAATCAATGTAGGTCTAAATCAGCCCAAGGAAGCATGACCTAAGCCCTAAACCCATTTCCCTTGCCCAAATTTTAACATTGCAAAGGCTTGGTCATTCAGGAGCATGACAACGACAATCAGTTGTCGCTGGTAACAAGTAATACAAGATGTTAATACACTACAAAATACTTACCACTAAATTTGTCTTGTCTTGATCTAGAGGAAGCTCCAGAATCTTTGAACTGTCGGCTCTCATCGACCACTGTATTCTCCAAATCTACCTTTTCTGTCTACACAATGAAGTATAAATAGCAACTTTGTTAGAAAGATAAGGATATAAAAACCCTGCACCAGAAGATAAATTCTCAAGGAAATAACCTCTATACGAACATAGAATACATAAAATAAGTGACCATACACATCAGCAAAATGAGTGGCACTGTCCAATTAACTAGTGTCTTTTTTTTCACACCCTTAAAATGCCACGTGTCCACCTTTCTTTCCTCTAGGTAGTAACAAAACTTTTTGTTCCTTTCTCATTTAATGAAACTCTGGTGCATTTAATATGAATAATTGAGTGAGTAACAAAGGgagttttggggggggggggtaagaGGGTGTATTGACAACAACATagattgtagaaactggagtATGGGCAAGCGGGCTACTTTTACCCGTATCTTAAATGTAGGGAAAGCACAGTGTAATCCTCACACATATTGATGCTTCAAAGCCTCACCACTTATTCAGGACAATAATTGAGGTCTAAAGGttataatatttacaaacacaaaatgtGTGAAAATGAATGTGGTAAGAAGAGACAGAAATGATTGCTTGATACTTGTCCAGTGTTAACACAGAAATTTAATTTAAATATATAGATCAAAGACAGAAGTAAacttatgaaaaaaaaaaactcaatgcaACTACTTCCACCCTCAAGTAAAAGCACTAAAAGCAAATCTTCTACATTAGACATGAACAAGCAGTCCACCAAAACCGTAAAATAAAACTTGAAAACCTTGGCAACTAAATCAACCAGTTAAAACTGAAGGACCCAACCAGCTCATGAAACAGCAGCACCCTGATCAgtaagaaaaagcaaaaatggAAAACCTCGAAACTCACCGGATACCCAGCAACACATATATGCTATAAATTCATATAATCCCACAAGTACACACACAGTTGTTCACAAAGATCCTCCTATTCCCCTCTATCCAAATATCACAGTAAATCAGCATCACAACACAATTTGACAAAACAACTGCATTACCCTCCTCTTGATTACATGTTTCTCCATGAAGAAAGAAACACGAGGGAACTATGCAGTCAACCATACTTCTT is a genomic window containing:
- the LOC133736749 gene encoding oxysterol-binding protein-related protein 1C-like is translated as MFPRISNSELMAPVDNVAVSTEKLRQRLAEEGVKEAVIQESEQIMKTEFAALHDQLLLLKQKQWLLIDTLRQLETEKVDLENTVVDESRQFKDSGASSRSRQDKFSEGSATESDDDNERVDAAEEETDEEDNAFFDTRDFLSSSSFKSNGSDYRISSVSSDDDGLYAIESEDGTDPALRADFPFVKRRKKLPDPVEKEKCVSLWSMIKDNIGKDLTKICLPVYFNEPLSSLQKCFEDLEYSYLLDRAYEWGKRGNSLMRILNVAAFAVSGYASTEGRMCKPFNPLLGETYEADYPDKGLRFFSEKVSHHPMIIACHCEGRGWKFYGDSNLKSKFWGRSIQLDPVGVLTLEFDDGEILQWSKVTTSIYNLILGKLYCDHYGTMRIQGKHEYQCRLKFKEQSIIDRNPHQVQGIVQDKHGKTVATLFGKWDESMHYVNGDCSGKGKFESLSDARLLWKRSKPPKFPTRYNLTRFAITMNELLPGLKEKLPPTDSRLRPDQRYLENGEYEMANSEKLRLEQRQRQARKMQESGWKPQWFAKDKASDTYRYTGGYWEARERRNWDGCPDIFGQVPSEQLD